The following are encoded in a window of Halobacteriovoraceae bacterium genomic DNA:
- a CDS encoding DNA adenine methylase, with protein MQVSQNTIDYKKFPTTRFQGSKRKILPWIAESLEELEFETVLDGFGGTGSVSYLFKKSGKKVTYNDVLKFNTIIGKAIVENSMVKLSDEEIHALLRFENYRDQDLIQTVFKGYYFLDKENEWLDKIVNEIFSHPFSETPIEEVEYKKAIVLYAVFQSCLIKRPYNLFHRRNLNIRTSDVKRTFGNKTTWERSFDDYLMKFIKEANSLVFDNGHQCNVINSSIFEIDLEENSYDLVYFDPPYIKKGKNETSNYLKCYHFLEGIARYESWEDLIDFETTNRRLQDHALMNEFTPLKVQDSLETLLDKFKDSIIVLSYKYGGIPSIEDLISSMKRVKKKVSVKSKHYKYALNRQNGNKKLNREYLIIGI; from the coding sequence ATGCAAGTTAGCCAGAATACAATAGACTATAAAAAATTTCCAACGACCAGGTTTCAAGGAAGCAAACGAAAAATACTGCCATGGATTGCCGAATCTTTAGAAGAGTTAGAATTTGAAACCGTACTAGATGGATTTGGCGGTACTGGATCTGTAAGTTATTTGTTTAAAAAATCGGGAAAGAAAGTAACCTATAATGATGTCTTAAAGTTTAACACAATTATCGGAAAAGCTATTGTTGAAAATTCAATGGTAAAGCTATCAGATGAAGAAATACATGCCCTTTTAAGATTTGAGAACTATAGGGACCAAGATTTGATTCAAACCGTATTTAAAGGATATTATTTTCTTGATAAAGAAAATGAGTGGCTAGACAAAATTGTAAATGAGATATTTTCTCATCCCTTCAGTGAAACACCTATTGAAGAAGTTGAGTACAAAAAAGCGATAGTTTTATATGCTGTTTTCCAATCTTGTTTGATTAAGAGGCCCTACAACTTGTTTCATAGGAGGAACCTTAATATACGGACAAGTGATGTAAAAAGGACATTCGGTAATAAAACCACTTGGGAAAGATCATTTGATGACTATTTAATGAAGTTTATTAAAGAAGCAAACTCTTTAGTATTTGATAATGGACACCAATGTAATGTGATTAACTCTTCAATTTTTGAAATAGACTTGGAAGAGAATAGTTACGATTTGGTATATTTTGATCCTCCATACATTAAAAAAGGGAAAAATGAAACCTCAAATTATCTAAAATGTTATCATTTCCTAGAGGGTATTGCAAGATATGAATCTTGGGAAGACTTAATTGATTTTGAAACAACCAATAGAAGACTTCAAGATCATGCATTAATGAATGAGTTTACACCTCTAAAGGTTCAAGATTCATTAGAAACCTTGTTGGATAAATTTAAAGATAGTATTATCGTCCTATCTTATAAATATGGAGGGATACCTTCTATTGAAGACCTAATTTCTTCAATGAAAAGAGTTAAGAAAAAGGTGTCTGTGAAATCAAAACACTACAAATATGCATTGAATCGACAGAATGGCAATAAAAAACTAAATCGGGAATATTTAATAATTGGAATTTAA
- a CDS encoding ATP-binding protein: MNNWPKKITVDKRIIGTLSSSTYENFPQALKELIVNSYDADASKVDLIIEKENEAIIIEDTGKGMSEDDFDFYLRIAGKTRRKSDYTEGGRRIVGKFGVGFLAVFPFCKIYEIETTRRGSAELIKARINCEKYFTFDENTTIDVDSVPIFGVIARDEKIRSKQFTKIRLLGFTKLMKSFFNKEYETTKKNSIKNFDPLKLIEWELCEYLPIQYKDKEFNEIFALDEGTPFEVFFNGKRLVRNKHVATTLETHGDSFEQIGNIKFRYFIGTDFRTIKPIEARYIFIRNFNVGVGSRTTFGIGLDSRLYSKLAWLCIEIDVIEGLNDLIAVSRDRFNYSPDYEKFKDFFREKLRYWATTIEEINTLEKLISSKSQSRIIEFEDDKERQKEKIIKSLEKRGVNIEIKKTEEIDEEKSLGDKIEVFKEKKDLKKGETTDELFPKKKSLEEANREGSTFIKERFQDSLRVEISETESKRTIRIGDEEYEIVNMNWHISELFPACKIEGKKLVINKAYKLFHNKSLLDVFVKFHFILVKKHQEGLISDSILRNLNRSVEKIFSDYL, translated from the coding sequence ATGAATAATTGGCCTAAAAAAATAACTGTCGACAAAAGGATCATAGGAACTTTAAGTAGTTCTACATATGAAAATTTCCCTCAAGCTCTAAAAGAATTAATAGTAAATAGTTATGATGCAGATGCGTCAAAGGTCGATTTGATAATTGAAAAAGAGAATGAAGCAATAATCATTGAAGATACTGGAAAAGGAATGAGTGAAGATGATTTTGATTTTTATTTGAGAATCGCAGGGAAAACTAGAAGAAAGAGTGATTATACAGAGGGAGGGCGCAGAATTGTAGGGAAATTTGGGGTTGGCTTTTTGGCGGTATTTCCGTTTTGTAAAATATATGAGATCGAAACTACTAGGCGAGGAAGTGCAGAATTAATTAAGGCAAGGATTAACTGTGAGAAATATTTCACTTTTGATGAAAACACTACAATTGACGTTGATAGTGTCCCAATTTTTGGAGTAATTGCTAGAGATGAAAAAATAAGGAGTAAGCAATTTACAAAAATAAGATTACTAGGTTTCACTAAATTAATGAAATCTTTCTTTAATAAAGAGTACGAAACAACGAAGAAAAATTCAATAAAGAATTTCGATCCTTTAAAGTTAATTGAATGGGAACTTTGTGAATATTTACCAATTCAATACAAAGATAAAGAATTTAATGAAATCTTTGCCTTGGATGAGGGTACTCCTTTTGAAGTTTTTTTTAATGGAAAAAGATTAGTTAGAAATAAACATGTAGCAACGACACTGGAAACGCATGGTGATAGTTTTGAACAGATTGGCAACATTAAATTCAGATATTTTATTGGAACTGATTTCAGGACTATTAAACCGATTGAAGCCAGATATATATTTATTCGAAACTTTAATGTTGGAGTAGGTTCAAGAACTACTTTTGGTATTGGATTAGATAGTAGACTATATTCTAAACTTGCTTGGTTATGCATTGAGATTGATGTTATTGAGGGGTTGAATGACTTGATTGCAGTTTCTAGAGACAGGTTCAACTATAGCCCCGATTATGAAAAATTCAAAGATTTTTTTAGAGAAAAACTTAGGTATTGGGCTACAACAATTGAAGAGATTAATACTCTTGAAAAGTTAATAAGCTCCAAAAGTCAAAGTAGAATTATTGAGTTTGAAGATGATAAGGAAAGACAAAAGGAAAAAATAATTAAATCTCTTGAGAAGAGAGGGGTAAATATAGAAATTAAGAAGACAGAGGAAATAGATGAAGAAAAAAGTTTAGGAGATAAAATTGAAGTATTTAAAGAAAAGAAAGACTTAAAGAAAGGAGAAACAACAGATGAATTGTTCCCCAAGAAAAAATCTCTAGAGGAAGCGAACAGAGAAGGTTCTACTTTTATTAAAGAAAGATTTCAGGACTCACTTCGAGTAGAAATTAGTGAAACAGAATCTAAACGGACCATTCGAATTGGAGACGAAGAATATGAAATTGTAAATATGAATTGGCATATTAGTGAATTATTCCCAGCATGCAAAATCGAAGGAAAAAAATTAGTAATTAATAAGGCATATAAACTATTTCATAATAAGTCTCTTTTGGATGTTTTTGTTAAATTTCATTTTATACTCGTAAAAAAACACCAAGAGGGGCTAATTAGTGATAGTATTCTTAGAAATCTTAACCGTTCAGTAGAAAAAATATTCTCTGATTATTTATAA